Proteins encoded in a region of the Cheilinus undulatus linkage group 8, ASM1832078v1, whole genome shotgun sequence genome:
- the c4b gene encoding complement C4-B translates to MECYIFSILFLVFAWHSECSSDNRFFISAPGVFHWGVNNKVFVQRGGAYLNSPVTLYLENQANRIVSEKKTIYSTEAGGISTVELMIDKNFQPEPGRIPYLNLIAESPSFGVGVRKATRVLFTHHRGYIFIQTHQPIYNPKQTVMYRVFTLDQKLRPHHEVFHLSVFNAAGNRVMHILLTAKGGIYQGKFHIPEVSKLGTWTIRAHYKGDKDHAAKLEFKVQKFVLPNFEVNIGLEKSYILLNAEQLNFTISAKYSHGERVRGAYHCKFGVVDKNKEDDQKKMPIFLRGLELTGSVQNVTEPTLATLQMADLQVQLQKLNLTLSELQQRGSQIYLGVFVTNIQSGEVQEDEVYLPIISHKYTMDLSQTRLHFLPGYPLDVVVVMHHPDGSPAVGVPVQVHVSSSIEPWEGTTNQEGAVFPSFNTNDAPQITLQVSAGDLQQTKVIQRATSPSGSYIYLSFTHQTYSVGDVMSVTYYTINGPNNGRIYYMVLSRGSLIQTGSFGFGTNLKHNLLITSEMVPSFRLIGYFYDQGGKVIADSVWVDVRDECEIKVEVKHSGQYAPRQLAQVEFDLHGQNAKVALLAVDKAFYALKADNKLTAKQVFSTMQSYDRGCSKKGGANPASVLLHAGLSFVTHSESEWIRGFSCDPESTRQRRAVDLQQEILTLKSNFTDEKLKDCCVRGFSLIPMRQTCQERARRVSLVEVNPSCAEAFLNCCLEGERLRQKKKQEDSWKEFGRTVRMEDIERYFLDNPARNIRRLFPPSFEFREFEVNGKKRHVIALPDSITTWEIQVITLSPATGFCVAKPSEIRAFKKVFVSLRLPYSVRKYEQLSISPVIYNYGQETLQLAVNMEQTEGLCSPASATSASFVNITLKPESSQFVSFSAIPMATGSIPIKIRVVDMVNEQDVDAIEKTLNVLTEGIEKREEQTKLIKFDGGKSSDTLIIDGTFPDETVPESGSNIFVSVEGEGFGSSHAKNLLSPEKVKKLLNKPGGCLQQTMSGFAPTVTALRYLDKSDQWFNLPIEARDEALGYVEHGHARIVRFKNKNDGSYSSFRGVPRSNWVTALVVKMLSLIAQLQADTIGEQGRRAKTVPLEEIRHPVSYLLSAQEDDGSFIDPHQVLHSGLLTGTDQRASMTAFVTLALQRSLEFLHPEGKRSMEASLSRSTTYLKSRYEELQHPYAVAITAYCLAVCLPPETDRSFIWGKLEELAVEGENGCYLWTKNPTPSNKAYADAITIENTAYALLAAVELQETEWANKAACWLTTQENSHGGFRSTQDTIMALEALAEYELERPPPSEASLRVVFTTQVKSDILKLELENKEDKVEKDLRRLAGHTINAVLTGKGSTKLKVVKAYHLLEPKDECKDVSIRVTVEGKVEYTAKVVENYDYYEDYNGAPEVQVPGITEGSDVWDTNNLDTNSNSNEALKYTVCVSHSLNRNLTGMAIADITLLSGFEAVTDDLDVLKEQPEQYISHYEVTYGRVILYFNKLFDNEECISFNAIQSVPIGLLQPAEAVFYDYYEPDVKCAVFYSAPQRSKLISRLCSEDVCQCAERPCHKIHNTFKSERSRRGKKENQRLQHACFFPTVDYAYMVEVLNISMKSNFELYRMNILDVLKSHGDMDVGENSIRVFAKRRHCKEELDLGKQYLIMGKDGSTTDSNKKMQYLLESNTWVEKKPSEEECKKSAYRAACREFLSFTNDYKINGCRQ, encoded by the exons ATGGAGTGCTACATCTTTTCTATACTGTTCCTGGTTTTTGCTTGGCATTCCGAGTGTTCGTCGGACAATAG ATTCTTCATCTCAGCCCCTGGAGTGTTTCATTGGGGTGTAAATAATAAAGTGTTTGTCCAGAGGGGAGGGGCTTACCTTAATAGCCCAGTTACTCTCTATCTGGAGAATCAGGCAAATAGGATTGTGTCTGAAAAGAAAACCATTTACAGTACAGAAGCAGGGGGGATCAGCACAGTTGAGCTCATG aTAGACAAAAATTTTCAACCAGAGCCTGGTAGAATTCCCTACCTCAACCTTATAGCAGAGAGTCCATCCTTCGGGGTAGGTGTCAGGAAGGCTACAAGGGTCCTGTTTACACATCACAGAGGCTATATCTTCATTCAGACCCATCAGCCGATCTACAATCCAAAGCAGACAG TGATGTACAGGGTATTCACTCTTGACCAAAAACTAAGACCTCATCACGAAGTATTTCACCTATCAGTATTT AATGCAGCTGGAAACAGAGTGATGCATATTCTTCTGACTGCAAAAGGAGGGATATATCAAGGCAAATTCCACATACCTGAAGTCTCTAA ACTGGGGACATGGACGATTAGAGCACACTATAAAGGGGACAAAGACCACGCAGCTAAACTAGAGTTCAAAGTCCAGAAATTTG TTTTACCAAATTTTGAGGTGAACATCGGACTGGAGAAGAGCTATATTTTGTTGAACGCTGAACAACTCAATTTCACCATCTCAGCAAA GTACTCACATGGTGAAAGAGTTCGAGGGGCTTATCACTGTAAGTTTGGTGTAgtagacaaaaataaagaggatgATCAAAAAAAGATGCCCATCTTCCTAAGGGGTCTGGAACTGACTGGTTCG GTCCAGAATGTGACTGAGCCCACACTAGCTACCCTCCAGATGGCAGACTTACAGGTGCAActtcaaaaactaaacttgacCCTCTCTGAACTACAGCAGAGAGGATCACAAATCTACTTGGGAGTATTTGTCACTAACATACAAA GTGGTGAAGTACAAGAGGATGAAGTTTACCTTCCCATCATCTCCCACAAGTACACCATGGATCTCTCTCAAACACGTTTACATTTCCTCCCTGGATATCCGCTAGATGTGGTG GTGGTCATGCATCATCCTGACGGTTCCCCAGCAGTTGGTGTGCCTGTACAGGTACATGTGTCATCATCCATAGAGCCTTGGGAGGGCACCACTAACCAGGAGGGGGCAGTGTTTCCTTCGTTTAACACCAATGATGCACCTCAGATTACCCTCCAA GTGTCTGCTGGTGATCTGCAACAAACCAAAGTAATACAGCGAGCTACATCTCCAAGTGGAAGCTACATTTACCTCAGTTTTACACATCAGACATATTCTGTGGGGGATGTTATGAGTGTAACCTACTACACCATCAACGGCCCAAATAATGGCCGTATATACTACATG GTCCTAAGCCGTGGGAGTCTCATTCAGACGGGCTCTTTTGGATTTGGTACCAATCTTAAACATAACCTGCTGATAACATCTGAGATGGTGCCATCCTTCCGTCTGATTGGCTACTTCTATGACCAGGGTGGTAAAGTCATTGCTGACTCAGTGTGGGTTGATGTCAGGGATGAATGTGAGATAAAGGTCGAG GTAAAACATTCAGGACAGTATGCACCTCGACAACTGGCTCAAGTAGAATTTGATCTACATGGTCAAAATGCCAAAGTGGCACTCCTGGCTGTAGATAAGGCCTTCTACGCTCTCAAAGCTGATAATAAGCTCACAGCCAAACAG GTGTTCTCCACCATGCAGTCATACGACCGTGGCTGCTCTAAAAAAGGGGGAGCTAACCCCGCTTCAGTACTACTACATGCCGGTCTCTCGTTTGTTACTCAttctgagtcagagtggataaggg GTTTTAGCTGTGATCCAGAATCCACACGTCAAAGACGTGCAGTGGACCTTCAACAggaaattctgactttaa AATCTAACTTCACGGACGAAAAGTTGAAAGACTGTTGTGTTCGCGGCTTTTCTCTCATCCCCATGAGACAAACGTGTCAGGAAAGAGCAAGGAGAGTGTCTCTGGTTGAAGTGAATCCATCTTGTGCAGAAGCATTTCTAAATTGCTGCCTTGAAGGAGAACGtctgagacaaaaaaagaaacaagaagaTTCTTGGAAAGAATTTGGAAGGA cTGTAAGAATGGAGGACATTGAAAGGTACTTCTTGGATAATCCTGCTCGCAACATTCGACGACTTTTCCCCCCAAGCTTTGAGTTCAGAGAATTTGAAGTAAATGGGAAAAAACG CCATGTTATAGCTCTTCCGGATTCGATCACTACATGGGAGATCCAGGTCATCACTCTGTCTCCAGCAACTG gtttcTGTGTTGCAAAGCCATCTGAGATTAGAGCATTTAAAAAGGTGTTTGTGTCCCTGAGACTGCCTTACTCTGTGAGAAAATATGAGCAGCTCTCTATTTCCCCTGTCATCTACAACTATGGCCAAGAAACACTACAG TTGGCAGTTAACATGGAACAAACCGAAGGGCTTTGCTCCCCAGCCTCAGCCACCTCTGCGTCCTTTGTCAACATCACTTTGAAGCCTGAGTCCTcccagtttgtttctttttctgccaTCCCCATGGCGACCGGCTCGATACCCATCAAAATACGTGTTGTTGATATGGTGAATGAACAAGATGTTGATGCAATTGAGAAGACTTTGAATGTGTTG ACAGAAGGAATTgaaaagagagaggagcaaACCAAACTCATTAAATTTGATGGTG GGAAGAGCTCAGACACTTTGATTATTGATGGAACTTTCCCAGATGAAACAGTCCCTGAGTCCGGCTCAAATATATTTGTCTCTGTGGAAG GGGAGGGATTTGGCAGTTCCCATGCAAAGAATCTTCTTTCccctgaaaaagtaaaaaaactgcTTAACAAGCCTGGGGGATGTTTACAACAGACAATGAGTGGATTTGCTCCTACAGTTACAGCCCTCCGCTACCTTGACAAGAGTGACCAGTGGTTTAACCTGCCCATTGAAGCCAGAGATGAAGCCCTGGGTTATGTTGAGCATG GTCATGCAAGAATTGTACGTTTCAAGAATAAAAACGATGGATCATATTCATCATTCAGAGGAGTGCCACGCAGTAACTG GGTGACTGCCCTGGTAGTGAAGATGCTATCGCTGATTGCACAACTTCAGGCAGATACTATTGGGGAGCAGGGCAGGAGGGCCAAGACTGTACCACTGGAGGAGATCAGACATCCTGTCAGTTATTTGCTCTCAGCGCAGGAGGATGATGGTTCATTCATTGACCCACATCAAGTGTTACATTCAGGGCTTCTG ACAGGGACTGATCAGAGGGCATCCATGACAGCTTTCGTAACACTGGCACTGCAACGATCTCTTGAGTTTCTACATCCTGAAGGAAAACGTAGCATG GAGGCAAGCCTTTCAAGATCAACAACATATCTCAAGTCACGCTATGAGGAGCTTCAGCATCCATATGCTGTTGCCATTACAGCCTACTGCCTCGCAGTTTGCCTCCCACCGGAAACAGACCGTTCGTTTATTTGGGGGAAACTTGAAGAGCTTGCTGTTGAAG GAGAGAATGGCTGTTATCTGTGGACAAAAAATCCCACCCCGAGTAATAAAGCTTATGCAGATGCCATCACAATAGAGAATACAGCCTATGCCCTCCTCGCTGCAGTGGAACTTCAGGAAACTGAGTGGGCAAATAAAGCAGCCTGCTGGTTAACCACCCAGGAAAACAGTCATGGAGGCTTCAGATCAACACAG GATACCATAATGGCACTGGAAGCCCTGGCAGAGTATGAACTAGAGAGGCCCCCTCCTTCTGAAGCAAGTCTTAGAGTGGTGTTCACAACACAAGTAAAGAGTGATATTCTAAAGCTTGAACTGGAAAATAAGGAGGACAAGGTGGAAAAAGACCTTAGG AGACTTGCAGGGCATACCATTAATGCAGTATTAACAGGCAAAGGCAGCACCAAGCTTAAA GTTGTAAAAGCCTATCATTTACTGGAGCCCAAGGATGAGTGTAAAGATGTTTCAATCAGAGTCACTGTGGAAGGAAAAGTGGAGTATACTG CTAAGGTCGTAGAAAACTATGACTACTATGAGGACTACAACGGGGCACCGGAAGTGCAAGTGCCTGGCATAACTGAGGGGTCCGATGTTTGGGACACAAACAATCTTGATACTAATTCAAATTCTAATGAGGCTCTAAAATACACAGtctgtgtcag TCACAGTCTGAACAGGAACCTCACAGGAATGGCCATCGCTGACATCACACTTCTTAGTGGATTTGAGGCTGTAACTGATGACCTTGACGTA CTAAAAGAACAACCTGAGCAGTACATTTCACATTACGAGGTCACCTATGGACGAGTGATTCTATATTTTAATAAG CTCTTTGATAATGAGGAATGTATCTCATTTAATGCCATACAAAGTGTACCAATTGGTCTTCTGCAGCCTGCTGAAGCTGTATTCTACGACTATTATGAACCAG ATGTTAAGTGTGCTGTATTCTACTCAGCTCCTCAAAGAAGCAAGCTGATCTCCAGACTGTGTTCAGAGGATGTGTGTCAGTGTGCAGAAA GACCATGTCATAAAATACACAACACATTCAAATCAGAGAGGAGTCGCAGAGGCAAGAAAGAGAACCAGCGTTTACAGCATGCCTGCTTCTTCCCAACTGTAGATTATG CATACATGGTTGAAGTCCTCAATATTTCCATGAAGAGTAACTTTGagctctacagaatgaacaTCCTTGACGTGCTCAAATCAC ATGGAGATATGGATGTAGGTGAGAACTCCATCAGAGTGTTTGCTAAGAGGCGTCACTGTAAAGAAGAGCTGGACTTGGGAAAACAGTATCTGATCATGGGCAAAGACGGCTCCACAACCGACTCAAATAAAAA GATGCAGTATCTGCTGGAATCAAACACCTGGGTTGAGAAGAAGCCATCAGAGGAAGAATGTAAAAAAAGTGCATATCGCGCTGCTTGCAGGGAGTTTCTTTCATTTACTAATGACTACAAGATCAATGGCTGCAGACAGTGA
- the tnxba gene encoding tenascin → MLFTLGLLLLLAPFPSFQTPTSEGRHLTGSDATKPNPVFTLSKPKTTAALIRQTMRATLKPNTVSPAVSPTLATKSKPSPAVIQTTPSAAVKPATVSETSTDRHTVSVNQTAAAKATKEKPASAGSAKTTKVPPALTGVQNVQSTSPKSASTRGGTTTRNKPTASINQSGVTKSPSSDAKNPKDKPDKAMSSANQTAVVKAPAATTTKEKPASSQPLKVVISDGCESSNAKEQELKLKPGAPLVMTHKISLLPGGCTGGCEAEMSALKGRVAKLEMEMASLKEKCPCSANCPRDCSGNGECQRGKCVCQQGFMGPDCKGTKGKVKVAVETVTLQVSKGNMQEKTTKAEQTVFQKKDQKKGSDAKDTNTKTKVATSAKVKQESSAKKITIKDSSRTSRPTVGQVLLKHDGRKQEEARKGKTAVLTTKKVLQKTDVKLVKEGTPSKTHPKSDQLKDQPHANVTQGIVKKSNSTAKTVSILTQKETLEQSTLAEKNTTQSSGQKRIKVKAETTNVQAVDNRNTETSKTGKDKGAQRSQYLVNSTFVTTATSEGQVLQDKTTTHGSSSTRRLGGSGLGSVKVVNISSYSFTVTWSAPQGMFKNFTVIRREPLAEGEEEDHEEFEEEALEGEKVLTFKNTTEVLVQSESTNTTAASGKVSGSRGKSETKRISMVVPGNVRSVEFSNLRANTGYALQVYGTTAERRSRIHKVTAVTGPEPATELVFSNVTESSLTISWSKPKTMFSGFRVIYTNIVTGESHYVTVDSQQSHVTLSKLSAGSSYIITVTTTHGRVQSDGLTSVMTTVPAPPTHLQVVNVTDTRALLQWTPSLGKVDRFIVSYESSKTPNVTVTVMLSGSAVEHQLRGLQRGTLYTVKVLSQKDSLQSMAISTTFTTANVVKASEVGARSAVIAWRTTTVVYHSYRLIYQVAGEETKELILDSSVTEYKLSELLPMSRYFVLVQGERDGVYTSVVTTEFVTGKLRFPFPTECSQELLNGALQSGEVDIYPQGKEGQAVRVYCDMETDGGGWTVFQRRVNGKTDFYKTWNEYSAGFGNLSEEFWLGNELLHNLTSVGPVSLRVDMRSGNDTAYAHYANFSITSAERHYTLELSGYTGTAGDSMRYHNGRPFSTKDKDPDPLGIHCARAYMGGWWYKNCYKTNLNGLYGVNSNNQGIVWIDWKGKDSSIPFTEMKFRPSRFSPATHG, encoded by the exons ATGCTGTTTACTCTAGGACTTCTCCTCCTTCTTGCCCCGTTCCCCTCCTTTCAAACCCCAACCAGTGAGGGGAGACACTTGACTGGAAGTGATGCTACTAAACCCAATCCAGTTTTCACCCTGTCGAAACCAAAAACCACTGCGGCTCTCATTAGACAGACCATGCGAGCAACCCTAAAGCCAAACACAGTCAGTCCGGCTGTTTCACCCACTCTGGCCACAAAAAGCAAGCCCAGCCCAGCAGTAATTCAAACCACTCCATCGGCGGCAGTAAAGCCTGCCACAGTCAGTGAGACcagcacagacagacacacagtatctgtcaatcaaacagCTGCAGCCAAGGCCACCAAAGAAAAACCTGCTTCAGCCGGCAGTGCTAAAACCACCAAAGTCCCACCTGCCCTGACTGGAGTACAAAATGTTCAGTCAACATCCCCAAAATCTGCTTCAACCCGGGGAGGTACGACCACCAGAAACAAGCCTACAGCCTCCATCAATCAGTCTGGTGTAACTAAATCTCCATCTAGTGATGCCAAGAACCCAAAAGACAAGCCTGATAAGGCAATGTCCTCTGCCAACCAGACTGCTGTAGTCAAAGCTCCCGCTGCCACTACCACCAAAGAAAAGCCAGCCTCTTCACAACCTCTCAAGGTGGTCATCAGTGACGGCTGTGAATCAAGCAATGCAAAGGAGCAGGAGCTGAAGCTGAAGCCTGGAGCTCCTCTGGTGATGACACATAAGATCAGCTTGTTGCCTGGTGGCTGCACTGGGGGATGTGAAGCTGAGATGTCCGCACTGAAAGGACGTGTGGCAAAACTGGAAATGGAGATGGCCTCccttaaagaaaaat GTCCATGCTCTGCAAACTGTCCACGTGACTGTAGTGGCAATGGGGAGTGTCAGAGGGGAAAATGTGTTTGCCAACAAGGATTCATGGGTCCAGACTGCA AGGGCACCAAAGGAAAGGTCAAGGTAGCAGTGGAAACAGTGACTTTGCAGGTGAGCAAGGGAAATATGCAAGAGAAAACCACCAAAGCTGAGCAGACAGTATTCCAAAAGAAGGACCAGAAGAAGGGGTCTGACGCCAAGGACaccaacactaaaactaaagtgGCTACTAGTGCTAAAGTAAAACAAGAATCTTCCGCTAAGAAAATAACTATTAAAGACTCTTCCAGAACCAGTCGTCCAACGGTTGGTCAAGTTCTGCTGAAACATGATGGAAGAAAGCAAGAGGAGGCCCGCAAAGGAAAGACAGCAGTCCTAACCACTAAAAAAGTCCTTCAAAAAACTGATGTCAAGCTTGTTAAAGAGGGTACTCCAAGTAAAACTCATCCTAAATCTGACCAACTAAAAGACCAGCCTCATGCCAATGTAACCCAGGGTATTGTGAAGAAATCTAATAGCACAGCTAAAACTGTCAGCATTCTCACACAGAAGGAGACCTTGGAGCAGTCCACTCTCGCTGAGAAAAATACAACTCAATCATCTGGGCAAAAACGCATTAAGGTCAAAGCAGAAACTACAAATGTGCAAGCTGTTGACAACAGAAACACCGAAACCAGCAAGACTGGAAAGGACAAAGGTGCACAGAGGAGTCAGTACTTAGTAAATTCAACCTTTGTAACAACAGCAACAAGTGAGGGTCAAGTTCTTCAAGACAAAACCACCACCCATGGCTCTTCTAGCACAAGAAGACTTGGAGGGTCTGGATTAGGCTCTGTAAAGGTTGTAAACATCTCTTCCTATAGCTTTACTGTCACATGGTCTGCGCCACAAGGGATGTTCAAGAACTTTACTGTGATCAGAAGGGAGCCACTGGCAGAAGGTGAAGAAGAAGACCATGAGGAGTTTGAAGAAGAAGCTCTTGAAGGAGAAAAGGTcctcacatttaaaaacacaactgaaGTTCTGGTGCAGAGTGAGAGCACCAACACAACTGCTGCCTCAGGCAAAGTTTCAGGATCTAGAGGCAAATCTGAGACCAAGAGGATTTCTATGGTGGTTCCTGGCAATGTACGCTCAGTGGAGTTCAGTAACCTGAGGGCAAACACAGGCTATGCCCTACAGGTGTATGGCACAACAGCAGAGAGAAGATCGAGGATTCACAAAGTAACTGCTGTCACAG GTCCTGAGCCAGCAACAGAATTGGTTTTCAGCAATGTTACAGAGTCTTCTCTCACCATTTCCTGGTCCAAACCAAAGACCATGTTCTCAGGCTTTAGGGTCATATACACCAACATTGTCACAG GGGAGAGCCACTATGTGACTGTGGACTCTCAGCAATCTCATGTCACCTTGTCCAAGTTGTCAGCTGGATCTTCCTACATCATCACTGTAACGACCACACATGGAAGAGTACAGAGTGATGGCCTCACATCTGTTATGACCACAG TGCCTGCCCCTCCAACACACTTGCAAGTCGTCAACGTGACAGATACCAGAGCTCTGCTACAATGGACGCCTAGTCTGGGGAAAGTTGACCGCTTCATCGTCAGTTACGAGTCCTCGAAAA CTCCTAACGTGACTGTGACAGTGATGCTGTCTGGAAGCGCAGTAGAGCACCAGCTGAGAGGCCTCCAGAGAGGCACCCTGTACACAGTCAAAGTCCTGAGCCAGAAAGACAGTCTCCAGAGCATGGCCATCTCGACTACATTCACAACTGCTAATG TGGTTAAAGCCAGTGAGGTGGGTGCTCGCTCTGCAGTGATAGCATGGAGGACAACCACTGTTGTTTACCACAGCTACAGACTGATCTACCAAGTGGCAGGGGAGGAGACAAAG GAGTTGATCCTGGACTCATCCGTCACAGAGTATAAACTGTCAGAGCTGCTGCCAATGTCACGTTATTTTGTTCTGGTACAAGGCGAGAGAGATGGAGTTTACACATCTGTTGTCACCACAGAATTTGTTACAG GAAAACTACGCTTCCCCTTCCCCACTGAGTGCTCTCAGGAGCTGCTGAATGGCGCTCTGCAGTCTGGGGAGGTGGATATCTACCCTCAAGGAAAAGAGGGACAGGCAGTCAGAGTTTACTGTGACATGGAGACTGACGGAGGCGGCTGGACA GTGTTCCAGAGAAGAGTAAATGGaaagacagatttctacaaaaccTGGAATGAATACAGCGCAGGTTTTGGAAACCTCAGTGAAGAGTTCTGGCTTG GAAACGAGCTTCTCCACAACCTGACCAGTGTGGGCCCTGTGAGTCTGAGAGTGGACATGCGATCTGGAAATGATACGGCTTATGCTCACTACGCCAATTTCTCCATCACCTCAGCTGAAAGGCATTATACTCTTGAGTTGTCAGGCTATACTGGAACTGCAG GGGATTCTATGAGGTACCATAATGGCCGTCCATTCTCGACAAAGGACAAGGATCCTGATCCTCTGGGTATCCACTGTGCCAGGGCCTACATGGGAGGCTGGTGGTACAAAAACTGCTACAAGACCAACCTGAATGGTCTTTATGGTGTCAACAGTAATAACCAG GGAATAGTCTGGATAGACTGGAAAGGCAAAGACTCATCCATTCCCTTCACTGAGATGAAGTTTAGACCGTCCAGGTTCTCCCCTGCAACTCATGGATAA
- the LOC121513960 gene encoding steroid 21-hydroxylase, producing MAVEVPLVSVGAVLLIVLLILLICTLSSRDKSVQEDHKETVESKPLKCLSQLHPFSSSPSLPGPPSFFLIGNMMEFTHDHLPIHLTNLARRYGNIYRLKCGSTTMVVLSSSEVIREALVKKWSDFAGRPVSYTADIVSGGGCTISLGDYNEEWRAHRRLVHSALQRCCQQSLHDVIERQALHLRKVLFQYQGKAVDISEDFTVAASNVITTLAFGKEYDKSSLELQELHSCLNEIVALWGSAWISALDSFPLLRKLPNPVFSRLLKEVSRRDGIIQEHLKNYKLQDKKNEDAITASLLQGLDAQHNTEQGVLLTDVHVHMATVDLLIGGTETTAAWLNWTIAFLLHRPEVQTKVYEELCTVLEGRYPKYSDRHRLPVLSSLISEVLRLRPVAPLAVPHRAIRDSSIAGYFIPKNTVIIPNLFGAHHDPAVWADPYCFKPERFLEGGGGSNRALIPFGGGARLCLGESVAKMELFLFTAYLLRDFQFILPESEASLPDLRGVASVVLKVKSYTVIARPRTETNS from the exons ATGGCAGTAGAAGTACCGCTCGTCAGTGTGGGGGCTGTGCTGCTGATTGTGcttttgattttactgatttgCACTTTAAGCTCCAGAGACAAATCAGTGCAAGAAGACCACAAAGAAA cagTTGAATCCAAACCACTGAAGTGTCTGTCCCAGCTCCATCCCTTCTCCTCATCTCCTTCCCTCCCAGGTCCTCCCAGCTTCTTTCTCATCGGAAATATGATGGAGTTCACACACGATCATCTACCGATTCACCTGACCAATCTGGCACGGCGGTATGGGAACATCTACCGTCTGAAATGTGGAAGCACAA CCATGGTGGTACTTAGCAGCAGTGAAGTCATAAGAGAAGCACTAGTGAAAAAATGGTCAGACTTTGCAGGGAGACCAGTTTCATACACAG ctgatattgtGTCTGGGGGTGGATGCACCATCTCTCTGGGGGATTACAACGAGGAATGGAGAGCACATCGTCGTCTCGTACACAGTGCTTTGCAGCGCTGCTGCCAGCAGTCTTTGCATGACGTGATTGAAAGGCAGGCACTGCATCTGAGAAAG GTGTTGTTCCAATACCAAGGCAAGGCCGTTGATATTTCTGAGGATTTCACAGTGGCAGCCAGTAACGTCATCACAACTTTGGCTTTTGGAAAAGAG TATGATAAGAGCTCACTGGAGCTGCAGGAGCTGCACAGCTGTCTGAATGAGATTGTTGCTCTGTGGGGCTCCGCTTGGATTTCTGCCCTGGACTCCTTCCCACTGCTCAGA AAATTACCCAATCCTGTGTTTTCCCGTCTCCTGAAAGAGGTATCCAGGAGGGATGGAATAATTCAAGAACATCTCAAAAACTATAAG TTACAAGACAAGAAAAATGAGGACGCCATTACAGCATCTCTGCTTCAAGGTCTTGACGCACAGCACAACACAGAGCAAGGAGTG CTTCTCACAGATGTCCACGTTCACATGGCCACTGTGGATCTTCTGATTGGAGGAACAGAGACCACAGCAGCCTGGCTAAACTGGACTATAGCCTTCCTCCTGCACAGACCTGAG GTGCAGACAAAGGTTTACGAGGAGCTGTGCACAGTACTAGAGGGAAGATACCCCAAGTACAGTGACAGGCACAGACTGCCTGTCCTGAGCTCTCTGATTAGTGAGGTGCTCAGACTCAGGCCTGTTGCCCCACTGGCTGTGCCACACAGAGCCATCAGAGACAGCAG TATTGCAGGTTACTTTATTCCCAAGAACACTGTCATCATTCCTAATCTTTTTGGAGCTCACCATGATCCTGCAGTGTGGGCTGACCCATACTGTTTCAAACCAG AGCGCTTCCTGGAAGGTGGAGGAGGCTCAAATCGTGCCCTGATCCCTTTTGGAGGGGGGGCTCGGCTGTGCCTGGGGGAGTCGGTTGCTAAAATGGAGCTATTCCTGTTCACTGCTTACCTGCTCCGAGATTTCCAGTTCATCCTTCCTGAGAGTGAGGCCTCTCTGCCTGACCTGAGAGGAGTTGCTAGTGTTGTGCTCAAGGTCAAGTCCTACACGGTTATTGCACGCCCAAGAACTGAGACCAACTCCTGA